The Megalobrama amblycephala isolate DHTTF-2021 linkage group LG8, ASM1881202v1, whole genome shotgun sequence region agactaagtcaaacgacCTTTACAAAAAAACGTAAAACAATGATGACGGACGATTTTGAacttggaggagaaaatgagatgaagTTTTTCGCCCTGttacgcgtgacctttccaacatgattacgtaatgcgtggcgcatcacagagcagtgtaagacgagcatttgtggttaagaagtatataatgtttatttattttagaaaacgagcgatggtttctctagataagacccttattcctcgtctgggatcatgtagagctctttgaagctgcactgaaactgacatttggaccttcaacccgttgaaccccagtgaagtccactatatggagaaaaatcctggaatgttttcctcaaaaaccttcatttcttttccactgaagaaagaaagacatgaacatcttggatgacatggaggagagtaaatcatcaggaaatgtgaattctgaagtgaactaatcctttaattgctTTATCGGtgcaaaatgtaaactataatATCGCACAGCTTTAATCTGCTAAATGCGCTTTACatgaattttattaattttaaaatttaatgtattgtgaaaagtgcaaTACCTGACTGGACTAATGTAGATGTGTTGATCTGCAGAAAGCGCCATCCTCAGACTGAAGGATGTTCCTGCGGCCGAGGCCTTCATCGACTCCGCTGAAGTGGCTGTCATCGGGTTCTTtgaggtgagtgtgtgtgatcaGTCAGTACGGCTGGACAAAATGAGAAAGTGAATTTCCCCGACGAGTCTCCACTGGTGTCCGGAAATGGCTGCTGTTGTGGAATCCCAGAATGCCGAGTCCTCTGGCCCAACTCTTTGTGCGGAGGAGGAACAGGAAATGTGGGAGCGTCTCTGTACTTGTGGGATTGGCACCTTCAGTGCTCCATAAACAGACACGGGTGCAGCTCAACGAGAGCCCACAAATCCAGCAAGAAAATATGAGCTGCAGTTCTCAGAATGAAGTTACAGTCGTTTTCGACTCATGTGTGATCAGTGTTCATGTCTGTGAGTCACATTCTCTCTGTTTTTCCATCAGACTGAAGCTGCTCTCGGATATAAAGATTTTTTGGCTGCCGCTAAACAGATGAAGGCACTTCCTGTTGCTCTGTGCAGTGAAAAGGAAGTTTGGGCCAAATATGGTATTGCCACTGACACCATCTCCATCTTCAGGAAGGTAAACACAGGGAATGTTCTCaaggttatgaacaaacgttatTCCAGTAACATAATGTTCATTAAAAGTTATCTggactttaataatgttctcaaaattttagcacaaaaatactatttatacATGATTTTTCTGATATGTTTTAGTTGGACGTtcatctaacattttttaaatgttactacttgtttcagaacattcagagaacattcaaaagtaacattccacaatgtttgaagaatgacaAAATAGAATGTTCCtttagtttaaagggttagttcatacaaaaatgaaaataatgtcattaattactcaccctcatgctgttccacacccgtaagaccttcgttcatcttcggaacacaaattaagatatttttgttgaaatccgatggctcagtgaggcctgcatagggagcaatgacatttcctctctcaagatccattaatgttctaaaaacatatttaaatcagttcatgtgagtacagtggttcagtattaatattataaagccacgagaatatttttagaatataaaaacaaaatatatattatatagtgatggccgatttcaaaacactgcttcaggaagcttcggagcgttatgaatcagtgtgtcgaatcagcggttcggagcgccaaagtcacgtgatttcagctgtttggcggtttgacacgcgatccgaatcatgattcgacacaaaagattcataacgctccgaagcttcctgaagcagtgttttgaaatcggccatcactatataagtcgttattttgtttttttggtgcaccaaaaatattctcatggctttataatattaatattgaaccactgtactcacatgaactgatttaaatatgtttttagtacattaatggatcttgagagaggaaatgtcattgctccctatgcaggcctcactgagccatcggatttcatcaaaaatatcttaatttgtgttctgaagatgaatgaaggtcttatgggtgtggaacgacatgagggtgagtaattaatgacagaattttcatatttgggtgaactaaccctttaatgttcacAGTTCAGCTGGAAAACACCAACCACACGGCACACATTTTTTTGATAAGTATGTATATGTAGCACATGGATGAATATGtcttgatgtgtgtgtgtgtgtgtgtgtgtgtgtgtgtgttacaggcTGATCTTCATCAGGAGAACCTGAACCTGTCAGAGGCCAAGAAAGTTGATACTGATGGACTCGTACGCTTTATGACCATGAATAACGTTCGTTACGTCACAGAATACAGTCAAGCGGTactgaacaaacaaacacctcCACTTCTTCTCTCATCTCTTCTAGTGGCTTTGTAATGTTAATCTGATTATATATAATTCCgttgtataataaaaataatattgtgcAATAAATAGTACAATGAAGAttagggctgggtgatataGGCAAATGTATATCttgatacagtaaaacaatctgtaaaataataaaatacaatacaaatatgtTGAATTAATCAATGCATATTTTCCAcagtttttaattaaatgaagaATAACAGAGTGCATATTCATTTATAGtcaagttttgtttttcattcttctatttttttttttataatttcatatttttcagtTGATCATTTTTATAAGGTTATTTCTGATATTGTAATGTCTGTGTACAGTAAATGCCTTCTATGTGCTGCATTCAGTTAAAGGAAACAATTGTAATGACTtagcatattatattatatttcataatcgtgaatatatgccaatattcagtgtTTCAAAGGAAGCAGAATCACAATCTGatttcgtgtgtgtgtgtgtgtgtgtgtgtgtgtgtgtgtgtgtgcgtgtgtgtcagTCTGCGGTGGGTCTGTTTCAGTCTGAGGTGAAGACGCACTTGCTGCTGTTGGCCGACAGAGGGCGCGCGGATTCTGACCCACTGCAGCAGCTCTTCAGAGATCTCGCGCCAAAATACACTGGCAAGGTAGTAAACAAGTGCTGACATGACAGGGGTCGTTTTTGCCAGATTGAACCGACGGAGAAAGTGTTAATTAAGGGGATAATGGGGTGAAGTCTCACTGTTTTACTCTCTAATGGGATTAAGAGCTTCTGAACTGATTACACAAGCGCTCCGCCCCACTGACCCTAATATTGTCCTAATATTCATGCCAGATCATTCTAGGCCCCTTCCAGAACTTTCAGGAATATTGGAAAGTGTATGAGACTTTTGAAGGTTAAAGACTGAAATCTTTTAATTTAAAGCAACAGACTGTTCGCCTACAGTACATTGTAAAGTGTAGGCTAGAAGATAATTAaggccttcattttacagtctgAGTCTGGCACAAGAACAGTTGAGGATCTCAGTCTGGAACACCGACCATAAATTTACACAAAATTCATAAAACTGGAAACATGGAAATTAATATCTGAGTAGAAAACAGTATTGctacaaaaaaacacaaaattaactGGTGAacctcttattttatttaaaacaggttCGAGACTTACCAAAACTTGAGCTAGAGATCATCGTTTGTGATTTTAGTGCCGAttgttgaatgtgttttgtgaaatgcagatgttgtttgtgcTGGTAAATGGAAAAGAGAAATCAAACGCCCGCGTGCTGGAATACTTCGGGCTGAAGTCACGTGACATGCCACGGATCGGCATTTATGACGGCACCTTGGACAAGAAATGGCTCATGCCGGTGGGTGACATCACTTCTGAGCGTGTGCAGAACTTCTGTGATTCGTTCCTGGATGGAGAGCTGCAGGTGAGGCCTTATTTCATAAGatgttattaaagggttagttcacccaaaaatgaaaatgatgtcattaattactcaccctcatgccgttccacacccgtaagaccttcgttcatcttcagaatacaaattaagatatttttgatgaaatccgatggctcagtgaggcctgcatagccagcaatgacatttcctctctcaagatccattaatgtactaaaaacatatttaaatcagttcatgtgagtacagtggttcaatattaatattataaagccacgagaatatttttggtgcgccaaaaaaacaaaataacgacttatttagtgatggcgagttcaaaacactgcttcaggaagcttcggagcgttatgaatcttttgtgttgaatcatgattcggagcgttatgaatcagtgtatcgaatcatgattcggagcgccaaagtcacgtgatttcagcagtttggcagtttcacacgcgatccgaatcatgattcaacataaaaagattcataacgctccgaagcttcatgaagcagtgttttgaaatcggccatcactatataagtcgttattttttttattttttttgacgcaccaaaaatattcctgtggctttataatattaatattgaaccactgtactcacatgaactgatttaaatatgtttttagtacattaatggatcttgagagaggaaatgtcattgctggctatgcaggcctcactgagccatcggatttcatcaaaaatatcttaatttgtgttctgaagattaacaaaggtcttacgggtgtggaacgacatgagcgtgagtaattaatgacattattttcagttttgggtgaactaaccctttaacactgtAGAGCACATGAATGTACTGAGTGAGCTTATTTTCTTTCTAACAGAAGCAGAAAGAGGCTGAAACAGCTGAAGACAAGACTGAACTATAATAGGATCCTTCATTTCcgtcattaaaaatgttaaatgaaataCACTGGATCTTGTTTGGAGTTCATTATAGGATCTCAGTCACAGACAGACTGTTGTGTGCTGGTGTCATTTTCATCAGTGATTTTCAAACTCTGATAAACATCACGACATcctgagaacattattaaagaccagcgCTGCATTCGAACATGCCTACttacatactatatagtagacgAAAAACTTTGACTGAATTTATAGTGCCTACACCTACACTTGCTGTCTTGGATGTCAGTGTGCAAGACTGTCCCAGGTCTTAAAACGCCAAAGCTCACTAAACCCAGACTTTGGAGTGGTATTCGAGGCTAagcgtatcccatcatgcattacGTTCAGGAATTTGTGTGCCCTGAAATCGCAAGAtgttgaggaaaacattccacaTAAAGGTAGTAAAACATAAAGTGTTGCACATTATTTATTGGTGCAAAGATGAGCATGTGTATTTTGCATAAcatttgcaactgctttttTATCAGTTAATTAGAAACACCACAATTACTAAATGGTGTCGCCTGTTACACAGGGACTACTGAACAGACATTCAGAagtttattttgaaaattaaaaaatgaaggCCTGTGTGTGACCCATTGGGTAATTAAAAGTTCTACACACACTTACAGTCTTCAGTTGAGCCAAATACAGGAACTATGTCAAGTGTAAAGACTGCAAGTGAGGGGATTTGGACAGACCCTattcataaaacaatatataggCGAAAATTACCCGGATGGCCTACTTCTTCTGGCGAGATTTTAAAGTGCGTATTCGatagacactttactatcccatgaggccatgggagaggatttatgaatggaagtgaagcgatgcaactGACGgcgtaggtcacatgacaatgacaacatggcggatgttGTAGGCTACATAGGATACTAtataaaatgtgctttttttaaTGATTGCAAAGTTTTAAACCAAATATACACCgtaaaatttacttaatttttctttcgCAAGTTTTtgcacacatatttttttaagtacatTTCAAATATGGAGTTAAGTAACTCTACTTAACtaagtaaaattaacaaagacAATAAGTAATTTTAACTTGGACAGTAAAAGGTTGAGTAATTTCTACTCAGTAGaagtttattttgcaatacatttcactcaaacaatataacacttaaaggtgctaaagaggatgttttgttttatacatttttgcaatattacttgaaactgtctttactaactgataaaagactatttattaggtgcactgaaaggaataatattaatatacatcatctgtgcacgaggtagggccttaaaaacatcagccaattgtttacgcgatcatcgcgtaaacgattggccctctggcttgtcaatcactgccatgacgttccttgtgagagacgagcgcagctgcgcgctccagtaactttccactctacaggcgccgcatgcaatgtttttgtcaggagacaggagtaacaactgcagattatgagttacctgcggtgagtccgacataatgaatccactaacacgacacagcgaatgccggtggtaaacactagtgttccaatactcgtgcacgagttttgggaggcgttccctcgaaattcttacgcatgcgctcatttcaaaaactcagtaacagtctttggtttctcagtcgacgaaaagatcctctttagcacctttaattaaattatgCTTTACTTCCAAACATCTAACTGGCCACTtcagggcccttcggaatgaaggatttaagggtaaataatacaatagatTGATTCACAGTGGGAacaggaggttaggagttcgatttttacctataaatgtatattgtaatattttttacctataaatgtatgtaatatttaaacgagttcgatttggtacattattatggtcaaaacgacattgtacttaaacaaaaatactttacagctccttttatcagtcatttaaatgtttaaaatacatagatCTTGTGGActtaaacaaagggcgcagtGCACAAACTCCTCCTTGACGTCATCAGTCGCTGTCCTTTGAAGTACATAGGGAtgtccgaatggaacgcagggccaATTCAAAGTTCGCATCTAGCCAAGTTCAGTTCAAAttcccggatgtgttcttgatccaccccttttatcgaggatgcatcgagaggtgacttgtgcagacttgagacagccaggtatcccagaatgcatctcgcactaaccagcaagcgtcaatagtaaaggagaaaccccgcataatttaaacatattactgtttttatgtcatgatatgtagttttaagagtttttcaggcgagaatgtgctgatttaaagctcaaatttgtggtttattgataaagattGCGCCTTTCTGAcaatttgatctgacgttgtcggagttgtgagatccaggcgatcaccggacgctcagcgctcatgtacccagccgagagcagccttacctcggctagtccttctgacgtttgccgctggctccgttttggctgagggcaacgtgacgtttcataactttatatatggctatttaacttttgtatcctactaaagcgctgattttgtacgctttactgaattgtttgctttatttcttattgtatattcttaccttttataatggctattattgatcattaaaactgacataaaacaaatagagacatggttttgttttatgttatagcctatttcattttattacagtgaagttaatCAGGCTATGCACaaatagtattacatttaatatttttgaaatatatacgaaaagaggcagggttgtttaatatttcgttttattataaatatatgcacattgcagataatcaatcactcgttgcctgagacgattaatatgtttttgtttgttttttaaataaaacgaaaagaggcagagtggtGTTTTATAACAAATTTCGTTTTATTCTTggctaaaatatacatacagagataaccggagaagccagagcgagctgagtgacgttatcaagaacgctgctgttccatttgcagaatcaccGGACATGTGTTCTCCCGTTTACGAGAGTTCGTTCTCCTGAGTCGAACTTGCCAAGTCATAACTATCAATGACGCGAGTCCGAAGTTTACGAACTTGGTTTTGAGAAACGGCCCTTATCTATATGATAAAAGTGACAAAGTGTTTGAACACAAAGACCTCAACACTTGGTACACAATACACAATGATGGTAACATTCGATGGATCATTTTTGAGTGTGAATGTGCCATTTTGAGAAGAAAATGAActccaaatgtcacaaaatggcaagttactaaacataaccacaaaagcaatgatgaaacagtgtaaaaacagctggaaaacagcaaaaacctacctcattaattattcaaggcCCAGTGTATGATGGGAACACCAGAATCAGAAAAGTTCAgtagttttacttaattttataatatttacacTTTAATTTCTACTATCTTAAACAGAGTACTAATATAGAATTTACttagttttttaaattcttGCCTGAACTAACTTTTTCATGTAAAATTTGTTTTCTCTGTAGTATTTACTTCAccataaaatcatattttttttttacagtgtagtacctacagtatgtgatttcggatgcagAACGAATGTTCTGTtgatgttactggaagaatgtttgttcttaactttgagagaaccttgccagaacgttctgagaatgttccctgttagctaTGCATAAGACTCTAATGCACAAAGTCCTAAAACAGCAATGAAGGACAGAACGAGTCGTGAAGAATTAAAGGTGATTAGGTTTACATTTCTCACACAAAACGGGAAGCACTGAGTCTGGctgtgacatatatatatagtgtgcaCACGCCACATTGTAAAGCTGTAAACTGCAATGATTGAGGATTAAGAGACGGAGATCTAAATGTGCTGAAAGCCGTCTGGATTCTTGAGCCGGGCCGAATGTGGATAATGAGCGGTTTTCGTTTACTGAGCGGAAGCGGGAGTTACAATCTCCAAAAATCTTGGAAAGCAAACATAGgctgagtttgtgtttatttgtgtgaACTGCTGCCGTGACATTTGTAGAATAATCTGCAGCGAGACGCATGGTGATGTGTCCTCAGAGCGAGGTTATGAGACAGAGACGCACACAGACAGATGAGTGACAGACAGCTGATAATGTGTCTTATTTCTTCTCACTCGTGTTTACTGTGCTCCTCACAGGACTCGTGCTGACCTGCATGAGTGACAGAGCAGAAGTCCATCAGCAGTCAGTTCATGAAACACTGCAGCACAAACTGAAGCATCAcctgcatgagtgtgtgtgtgtgtgagagagagatacTGTGCAACATATGCTTGAGAGAACCTTGTCAGAACGTTCCTTGTTAGCtaggaatgttctcagaacgttctggtaaggttctctcaaagttatgaacaaacatccttccagtaacgttaatagaacgttcatTCAGAGTTATCTGCTCTTTAATAGTAAACAGAAAAATGTTGAGACattgttatttatgttttttttcctgttgcatatgtctaatgtttttttttttttttttttaattcagagaacatttgaaagtaacattcccacaacatttgtaacatttgcttaattattaaatggaatgttccctttgtgtttgcataaacaaaacatttaaaaatagctGTATGCATTGAAAGTTTAGGgatcattcagaaataacataATGGCAACAATGTTTTTGTTAGCTAGGTACACACTGATCTTATTCCTCTTATTTCCACTAACATTCAGATTACTTCTTGAAAGATGTGGGCTTTTAGTTCTTAACCCTTTCATGCACGAATTATGAAAGGCtacttcaggatttttttcaaaagtgtttttattactctttaggcatgaaaaaaaaaaaaaatcaccttcatttttttcaaacatgcatttttcaaGGAGTTGGTGAAATGTCCACTAGAGTGGACAACGCGCATTTGAGGAACCAATGAAATATGTGTTtgagaaaacaattattaaaaatacatattgtaaacactataaaacatgtttttttgctCTTTAACATTGTGTTCATGTATTTTGAACATATTCCAGAACTTTTaacaatctgttttttttttttttttttgcacttgcaAAAGTTGACCAGTTGGTGGCAGTGTATTGCATGACACATTAGGGTCCACTGCCACTGTATTGACTAAAAAACATGAGGACATCAAGGAGCAATATCAATCCAAGTATTGATTTTGTGATTTGAGGAAATTGATTAATCATGTGTGGACATCATGCATCACTGGCTATATTTAGACTACAATTAATAGTACAGTTTATAGAGTTTTTTTCAAGGATCATCACTCTCATGATAAAACTAATATGCACAAAATATtgctataataaaaattaaattgattttctGCCAAAACATTACTGCAGATGgcatatttcaaaaaacaaaacaaaaaaaaaagcaatactATAAATTGTATTCTAAATATAGCCAGCGATGCATGATGTCCACTTGAGTGGACAcatgattaatcacaatttcCTCAAATCACAAAATCAATACTTGGATATTTTAACAATTATATTGCTTCTTAGTTGTTGCTTGATGTCCTCATATTTTTTGTACCTGCAAGGGTCTGCTAGAATAGAAGGAATGGACAGACATTCCTCCCCTGCAAGGCACATGTGCTATTCTGTCTGCCATCTTGTtttagagaatttttttttgcacttgcaAACGTTGACCAGTGGGTGGCAGTGTATTGCATGACAAATTAGCGTCCAATGTAGTGACTGATGTGCAAATCTGACATTCAGACTCATTTATATAGGAGAAAACAACTATTGAATAGCTGTCCACTGTAGTGGCCTCTATGCATGAAAGGGTTAAACTATTACCCACAATCATTGCAGCTGTGTAGAGTAATAgcataatttataatttctaaccttttctctttctctacacagtaaaatccccagagttacaTAAAATCTGCtcagtaacactgaagcagagttaaagttaatgagataattaagcaattaataaggctgtgactgaagtcagttgtagttcttgtgtttctcttttcttcagtgattctgcttgttaacagcaggtgttcatcactaatgcacaatcatcacttaattaattgcttaattatctcattaactttaactctgctttagtgttattttagcactatttagagagggaccatatgtactctgaacagagttgatttaactctggagataaCATTCAACATGTTACAAGGTGAAGGTCAGTGTGAAAACAGCTACGAGTAGCAAATATCTTTGGACcacattacattatttactaCGATTTTCCCACTGAAATCCCGAATTTGATGATGGCAAAGTATAAACATTATGAAACACTGATGAAGAGAATCTGATGTCTGTTTGAACAttgtaaagacttttataatgtcACATCAGGAAGGTCAAATGATTATTGTTCAAGAGGAATGTCACAGCACAATGAGGTTGAACAGAAAGTGCAGGACGAATTGCATTTTCTCAAGTTGAAGTAgtgaaattttaattaaaactgaTTTTATCTATGAAATAATGTTGATATCATTGGACTCAGTGGAGGTTTGGTTCACAGCAACGACTCAGAGTCAAGAATCCATTCTGCTAAAAACATTACAAGCTAAAAACAGACAAACTCTCACTGTAATTATCGGAAGTTTGCAGACATACAGCTCAGAAATATTCAAAACTATCTATACAGCTGCTTTTATAtaacactaacacacacacacaaacaaatctTGTGGTTTTGTTTGTGGTGTCTACTGTGATGGTGGATACCAGAGTTTAAGCCACATCAGAGCACTACatgaactctctctctctctctctctctctctctctctctctcgactCTTGAGAACTGTTTGTATGGATCTCTTTGGCATGTTGCTAAAGAGATGAGAGTCACACCAAACCTCTAAATGCAGCAGGAGCTCAACAGGATCAGATCCTTTATCAGACGTCCATCTAATCTTCGTTTGCTTCTGGATGAACTTGTTCTGCAGCTTTTGCACTGGGGAAACTTtcaaacatataaaaacattCATCCACACAACACTGAAAATTATAAGGTGGATGGACAGTACTGAACACAACTCACAGCGCTGCTATATTTCTGTGAAGGACT contains the following coding sequences:
- the LOC125274446 gene encoding endoplasmic reticulum resident protein 27, encoding MMFLIVFSLLTVCVTAEDQESAILRLKDVPAAEAFIDSAEVAVIGFFETEAALGYKDFLAAAKQMKALPVALCSEKEVWAKYGIATDTISIFRKADLHQENLNLSEAKKVDTDGLVRFMTMNNVRYVTEYSQASAVGLFQSEVKTHLLLLADRGRADSDPLQQLFRDLAPKYTGKMLFVLVNGKEKSNARVLEYFGLKSRDMPRIGIYDGTLDKKWLMPVGDITSERVQNFCDSFLDGELQKQKEAETAEDKTEL